One Brassica napus cultivar Da-Ae chromosome A5, Da-Ae, whole genome shotgun sequence DNA window includes the following coding sequences:
- the LOC125608523 gene encoding serine/threonine-protein kinase TOR isoform X1 encodes MSSSSQSFSAGRPSPLASPSQSHRFCGPSATSSGGGSFDTLNRVITDLCSHGNPKEGASLAFRKHVEEAVRDLSGEASSRFMEQLYDRIATLIESSNEAENMGGLRAIDELTEIGFGENATNVSRFAGFMRTVLSKRDPEILVLASRVLGHLARAGGVMTSDEVEFQMKTAFDWLHGDRVEYRRFAAVLILKEMAENASTVFNVHVPQFVDAIWVALRDPQLQVRERAVEALRACLRVIEKRETRWRVQWYYRMFEATQDGLGRNAPVHSIHGSLLAVGELLRNTGEFMMSRYREVADIVLRYLEHRDRLVRLSITSLLPRIAHFLRDRFVTNYLTICMNHILTVLKIPAERASGFIALGEMAGALDGELIHYLPTIMSHLREAIAPRKGRPLLEAVACVGNIAKAMGSTVENYVRDLLDAMFSSGLSSTLVDALDQITISIPSLLPTVQDRLLDCISLVLSRSHYSQTKPPVTLVRSSTVSMAPQSTDLSSSAQVQLALQTLARFNFKGHDLLEFARESVVIYLDDGDATTRKDAALCCCRLIADSLSGITQFGSSRSTRAGGRRMRLVEEIVEKLLRTAVADADVNVRKSIFVALYGNQCFDDYLAQADSLTAIFASLNDEDLDVREYAISVAGRLSEKNPAYVLPALRRHLIQLLTYLEQSADNKCREESAKLLGCLVRNCERLILPYVAPVQKALVARLSEGTGVNANNNIVTGVLVTVGDLARVGGLAMRQYIPELMPLIVEALMDGAAVAKREVAVSTLGQVVQSTGYVVTPYKEYPLLLGLLLKLLKGDLVWSTRREVLKVLGIMGALDPHVHKRNQQSLSGSHGEVPRGTGDSGQPIPSIDELPVELRPSFATSEDYYSTVAINSLMRILRDPSLLSYHKRVVRSLMIIFKSMGLGCVPYLPKVLPELFHTVRTSDENLKDFITWGLGTLVSIVRQHIRKYLPELLSLVSELWSSFTLPGPVRPSRGLPVLHLLEHLCLALNDEFRTYLPVILPCFIQVLGDAERCNDYIYVPDILHTLEVFGGTLDEHMHLLLPALIRLFKVDAPVAIRRDAIKTLTRVIPCVQVTGHISALVHHLKLVLDGKNDELRKEAVDALCCLAHALGEDFTIFIESIHKLLLKHRLRHKEFEEIYARSRRREPLIVATTATQQLSRRLPVEVIRDPVIENEIDPFEEGNDKNHQVNDGRLRTAGEASQRSTKEDWEEWMRHFSIELLKESPSPALRTCAKLAQLQPFVGRELFAAGFVSCWAQLNEASQTQLVRSLEMAFSSPNIPPEILATLLNLAEFMEHDEKPLPIDIRLLGALAEKCRVFAKALHYKEMEFEGPRSRRMDANPVAIVEALIHINNQLHQHEAAVGILTYAQQHLDVQLKESWYEKLQRWDDALKAYTLKASQTSNPHLVLEATLGKMRCLAALARWEELNNLCKEYWSPAEPSARLEMAPMAANAAWNMGEWDQMAEYVSRLDDGDETKLRGLASPASSGDGSSNGTFFRAVLLVRRAKYDEAREYVERARKCLATELAALVLESYERAYSNMVRVQQLSELEEVIEYYTLPVGNNIAEERRALIRSMWTQRIQGSKRNVEVWQSLLAVRALVLPPTEDVETWLKFASLCRKSGRISQAKSTLLKLLPFDPEVSPEDMQYHGPPQVMLGYLKYQWSLGEERKRKEAFAKLQILTRELSSVPHSQSDMMASMVSSKGANVPLLARVNLKLGTWQWALSPGLNDGSIQEILDAFSKSTIYAPKWAKAWHTWALFNTAVMSHYISKGQIASQFVAAAVTGYFHSIACAANAKGVDDSLQDILRLLTLWFNHGATADVQTALKRGFSHVSIDTWLVVLPQIIARIHSNNRAVRELIQSLLIRIGENHPQALMYPLLVACKSISNLRRAAAQEVVDQVRQHSGALVDQAQLVSHELIRVAILWHEMWHEALEEASRLYFGEHNIEGMLKVLEPLHEMLEEGARKDNVTIQERAFIEAYRHELLEAYECCINYKRTGKDAELTQAWDLYYHVFKRIDKQLASLTTLDLESVSPELLLCRDLELAVPGTYRADAPVVTIASFSRQLLVITSKQRPRKLTIHGNDGEDYAFLLKGHEDLRQDERVMQLFGLVNTLLENSRKTAEKDLSIQRYSVIPLSPNSGLIGWVPNCDTLHHLIREYRDARKIILNQEHKHMLSFAPNYDNLPLIAKIEVFEYALENTEGNDLSRVLWLKSRSSEVWLERRTNYTRSLAVMSMVGYILGLGDRHPSNLMLDRYSGKILHIDFGDCFEASMNREKFPEKVPFRLTRMLVKAMEVSGIEGNFRSTCENVMQVLRTNKDSVMAMMEAFVHDPLINWRLFNFNEVPQLALLGNNNPNGPANVEPEEVDEDPADVDLPQPQRSTREKEILQAVNMLGDANEVLNERAVVVMARMSHKLTGRDFSTSAVPSNPIADHNNLLGGDSHEVEHGLSVKVQVQKLIDQATSHENLCQNYVGWCPFW; translated from the exons ATGTCTTCCTCGTCGCAATCCTTTTCGGCTGGACGGCCTTCACCCCTGGCTTCTCCGTCGCAATCTCACCGCTTTTGTGGGCCTTCAGCTACATCTTCTGGCGGCGGAAGCTTCGACACTTTGAACCGTGTCATCACTGACCTTTGCAGCCATGGTAATCCTAAG GAGGGAGCTTCTTTAGCGTTTAGGAAACACGTGGAGGAAGCAGTTCGTGATCTTAGCGGTGAAGCTTCCTCTAGGTTCATGGAGCAGTTATATGACAGGATTGCTACTTTAATTGAGAGCTCGAATGAGGCTGAAAACATGGGTGGCCTTAGAGCCATCGATGAGTTGACAGAGATTGGATTTGGTGAGAATGCTACAAATGTTTCTCGCTTTGCGGGTTTTATGAGGACTGTGTTGTCCAAGCGTGACCCTGAAATCTTGGTGCTTGCTAGTAGAGTTTTGGGGCACCTTGCTCGAGCTGGTGGAGTCATGACTTCTGATGAAGTCGAGTTTCAG ATGAAAACTGCTTTTGATTGGCTTCACGGAGACAGGGTGGAATATCGTCGTTTCGCCGCTGTTCTAATTTTGAAG GAGATGGCAGAAAATGCATCCACTGTCTTTAATGTTCACGTCCCTCAATTTGTGGATGCGATCTGGGTTGCATTAAGGGATCCCCAGTTGCAAGTACGGGAGCGAGCTGTTGAAGCTTTACGTGCTTGCCTTCGCGTTATCGAGAAAAGGGAGACTCGATGGCGTGTACAATG GTACTATCGAATGTTTGAAGCTACACAGGATGGGTTGGGCAGAAATGCTCCGGTCCATAGTATTCATGGTTCCTTACTTGCTGTGGGGGAGCTATTGAG GAATACTGGTGAGTTCATGATGTCTAGGTACCGAGAAGTTGCTGACATTGTCCTTAGATACCTTGAACATCGTGATCGCCTTGTTCGCCTTAGCATCACCTCGTTGCTTCCTCGAATTGCTCATTTCCTCCGTGACCGCTTTGTTACAAACTATTTAACG ATATGTATGAATCATATTCTTACTGTGTTAAAAATACCGGCTGAACGTGCTAGTGGATTCATCGCCCTTGGGGAAATGGCTGGTGCTTTGGATGGTGAGCTTATCCACTATTTGCCGACTATTATGTCTCATCTGCGGGAGGCG ATTGCTCCACGTAAAGGTAGACCTTTGCTTGAAGCTGTGGCTTGTGTTGGTAACATCGCGAAGGCAATGGGATCCACGGTGGAAAATTATGTTCGAGATCTTCTAGATGCTATGTTTTCTTCTGGTCTCTCTTCTACGCTTGTTGACGCTCTTGATCAGATAACCATTAG CATTCCTTCATTGCTGCCGACGGTACAAGATCGGCTTCTAGATTGCATTTCATTGGTTCTTTCAAGATCTCATTATTCTCAAACCAAGCCTCCTGTTACCCTGGTTCGAAGTAGTACAGTTAGCATGGCACCACAGTCTACTGATCTTAGTAGTTCAGCCCAAGTTCAACTAGCCCTGCAGACTCTGGCTCGTTTCAATTTCAAG GGGCATGATCTTCTTGAATTCGCTAGGGAGTCGGTTGTTATTTATTTGGATGATGGGGATGCAACCACAAGAAAAGATGCTGCTTTGTGCTGTTGTAGACTAATTGCAGATTCCTTATCGGGGATCACGCAGTTTGGCTCAAGCAGGTCAACTCGAGCTGGAGGAAGACGAATGCGCCTTGTGGAAGAG ATTGTGGAAAAGCTTCTCAGGACAGCTGTTGCAGATGCTGATGTAAATGTTCGCAAGTCTATATTCGTTGCTTTGTATGGCAACCAATGTTTCGATGATTATCTAGCACAGGCTGATAGTTTGACTGCCATTTTTGCTTCATTAAATGATGAG GACCTTGATGTACGAGAATATGCCATCTCAGTTGCTGGGAGGTTATCCGAAAAAAACCCAGCATACGTTCTTCCAGCACTTCGTCGCCATCTTATACAACTGTTAACCTATCTTGAGCAGAG TGCGGATAACAAGTGCAGAGAAGAGAGTGCGAAGCTCCTCGGTTGTTTAGTTCGAAATTGTGAACGGCTCATTCTTCCATATGTAGCTCCTGTGCAAAAG GCACTTGTTGCAAGACTTAGTGAAGGAACTGGAGTGAATGCTAACAATAATATTGTCACTGGAGTTCTCGTAACTGTTGGGGATCTTGCAAGAGTG GGTGGCTTGGCAATGAGACAATATATTCCGGAGCTAATGCCTTTGATTGTTGAAGCTTTAATGGATGGAGCTGCTGTAGCAAAACGTGAGGTGGCTGTTTCCACCCTTGGTCAAGTCGTTCAAAGTACAGG GTATGTTGTGACTCCATACAAGGAATACCCGTTGTTGCTTGGCTTACTCTTGAAATTGCTTAAGGGTGACTTAGTGTGGTCTACCAGACGAGAAGTGCTCAAG GTTCTTGGAATTATGGGCGCTTTGGATCCTCATGTGCATAAACGTAACCAGCAAAGTTTATCAGGATCACATGGTGAAGTTCCTCGGGGTACTGGTGATTCAGGTCAACCTATTCCATCGATTGATGAGTTACCTGTGGAACTCCGGCCATCATTTGCTACATCTGAGGATTATTACTCTACG GTTGCTATCAACTCGCTTATGCGAATTCTTAGAGATCCATCACTTCTTAGTTACCACAAAAGGGTTGTTAGATCTCTGATGATCATTTTTAAG TCAATGGGATTGGGATGCGTGCCTTATTTGCCAAAG GTTTTACCTGAGCTTTTTCACACTGTCCGCACTTCTGATGAAAACTTAAAGGACTTCATTACATGGGGTCTTGGGACTCTTGTTTCCATCGTGCGCCAG CACATACGAAAGTATCTGCCAGAGTTGCTCTCACTAGTCTCTGAACTATGGTCATCCTTCACCTTGCCAGGTCCCGTACGCCCCTCTCGTGGTCTTCCG GTTCTGCATCTACTGGAACATCTTTGCTTGGCACTTAATGATGAATTCAGAACTTATCTTCCAGTCATCCTTCCATGTTTCATCCAAGTATTAGGTGATGCGGAGCGGTGTAATGATTATATCTATGTTCCTGATATTCTCCACACACTCGAAGTGTTTGGCG GTACACTTGATGAGCACATGCATTTACTCCTTCCTGCCCTTATCCGATTGTTTAAAGTAGATGCTCCTGTAGCTATAAGACGCGATGCCATCAAAACTTTGACAAGAGTTATCCCGTGTGTTCAG GTTACTGGTCACATCTCCGCTCTTGTGCATCACTTGAAGCTAGTATTAGATGG GAAGAATGATGAGTTGCGGAAAGAGGCTGTCGATGCACTATGCTGTTTGGCTCATGCTCTTGGAGAGGACTTCACCATATTCATTGAATCAATTCACAAGCTTTTGTTGAAGCATCGCTTGCGG CATAAAGAGTTTGAGGAAATTTATGCTCGATCCCGGAGACGTGAACCATTGATTGTAGCTACAACAGCCACTCAACAGTTAAGTAGGCGACTGCCAGTCGAGGTTATCAGGGATCCTGTAATTGAGAATGAGATCGATCCTTTTGAAGAAGGAAACGACAAAAACCATCAG GTTAATGATGGTAGACTACGGACAGCTGGAGAAGCTTCTCAACGCAGTACCAAGGAAGACTGGGAAGAATGGATGAGACATTTTAGTATTGAATTACTTAAAGAGTCTCCCTCTCCAGCATTGAGAACTTGTGCAAAACTTGCTCAGTTGCAG CCTTTTGTCGGGAGAGAATTGTTTGCCGCTGGCTTTGTCAGTTGCTGGGCACAGCTGAATGAAGCTAGCCAAACGCAGTTAGTTAGGAGCTTGGAGATGGCTTTTTCATCTCCAAATATCCCTCCTGAGATTTTGGCGACACTACTTAATTTG GCAGAGTTTATGGAACATGATGAAAAGCCTCTTCCCATTGATATTCGTCTCCTGGGGGCTCTTGCTGAAAAG TGCCGTGTTTTTGCCAAAGCTTTGCACTATAAAGAGATGGAATTTGAGGGTCCACGGTCCAGGAGGATGGATGCCAACCCAGTTGCTATTGTTGAGGCActtatacacataaataatcaATTACACCAGCATGAG GCTGCTGTCGGCATACTGACCTATGCTCAACAACATCTTGATGTGCAATTAAAAGAATCATG GTACGAGAAGCTGCAGCGATGGGACGATGCACTCAAGGCGTACACTTTGAAAGCATCTCAAACATCTAATCCCCATCTTGTATTAGAAGCCACATTAG GAAAAATGAGATGTCTCGCTGCACTTgcacgatgggaagagctaaATAATCTCTGCAAGGAGTACTGGAGTCCAGCTGAGCCATCTGCACGTCTGGAAATGGCACCAATG GCTGCCAATGCTGCGTGGAATATGGGAGAGTGGGATCAAATGGCGGAATATGTGTCTCGGTTAGATGATGGCGATGAAACAAAGCTTAGGGGTTTAGCAAGCCCTGCTTCAAGTGGCGATGGAAGCAGCAATGGCACATTCTTCAGGGCTGTTTTGTTAGTTCGGAGGGCGAAG TATGATGAGGCGCGGGAATATGTTGAAAGAGCTAGAAAATGTCTTGCGACAGAACTTGCAGCGCTG GTTTTGGAGAGTTACGAGCGTGCTTACAGCAATATGGTTCGAGTCCAGCAGCTGTCAGAACTAGAAGAG GTAATTGAATATTATACGCTGCCTGTGGGAAATAATATTGCTGAAGAACGGAGAGCCCTAATTCGTAGTATGTGGACTCAGCGGATTCAGGGATCTAAGCGTAATGTAGAG GTGTGGCAATCACTTTTGGCTGTTCGGGCACTTGTGCTACCTCCTACAGAAGATGTTGAAACTTGGCTCAAGTTTGCCTCGCTTTGTCGAAAAAGTGGGAGGATCAGTCAGGCAAAGTCTACTCTACTCAAGCTCTTGCCG TTTGATCCAGAAGTATCACCAGAAGACATGCAATATCACGGACCTCCACAAGTGATGCTTGGATATTTAAAATACCAATGGTCACTTGGAGAGGAACGCAAGCGCAAAGAGGCGTTTGCCAAGCTGCAA ATTCTGACGAGGGAACTCTCAAGTGTGCCACATTCTCAGTCTGACATGATGGCTAGTATGGTATCTAGCAAGGGAGCAAATGTTCCACTTCTTGCACGTGTAAATCTCAAATTGGGAACATGGCAGTGGGCACTTTCTCCCGGATTGAATGATGGGTCTATTCAAG AAATTCTTGATGCCTTTAGCAAATCTACCATCTATGCTCCTAAATGGGCTAAGGCATGGCACACATGGGCGTTATTCAATACGGCAGTGATGTCTCATTACATATCAAAAGGTCAAATTGCTTCTCAGTTTGTTGCTGCTGCAGTCACTGGATACTTCCATTCTATAGCATGTGCAGCGAATGCGAAAGGAGTTGATGATAGTTTACAG GATATACTGCGTCTTCTCACGTTATGGTTCAACCATGGAGCTACGGCTGATGTCCAAACAGCATTGAAGAGAGGATTCAGTCATGTCAGCATTGACACATGGCTTGTTGTGTTGCCTCAAATAATTGCTAGGATACATTCAAATAACCGTGCTGTCAGGGAATTGATACAGTCTCTTCTCATCCGCATAGGAGAAAACCACCCACAG GCTCTTATGTATCCCCTTCTCGTTGCATGTAAATCAATAAGCAATCTGCGGAGAGCTGCAGCTCAAGAGGTGGTTGATCAAGTTCGCCAGCACAGTGGCGCCCTTGTGGATCAG gcaCAACTTGTATCACATGAACTTATCAGGGTTGCTATACTCTGGCATGAAATGTGGCATGAAGCACTAGAAGAAGCTAGTCGCTTGTATTTTGGAGAACATAACATTGAAGGAATGCTGAAAGTACTTGAGCCATTACATGAGATGCTTGAAGAAGGTGCAAGAAAGGACAATGTGACCATACAAGAGAGAGCATTTATAGAG GCATACCGTCACGAACTACTAGAGGCATATGAATGTTGTATCAATTACAAGAGAACTGGAAAAGATGCTGAACTTACACAG GCTTGGGATCTTTACTATCACGTATTCAAACGGATTGACAAACAGCTTGCCAGTCTCACAACATTGGATTTGGAA TCTGTATCTCCTGAATTGCTGCTGTGTCGTGACTTGGAGCTAGCTGTTCCTGGAACATACCGTGCGG ATGCCCCCGTTGTGACGATAGCATCATTTTCTCGTCAACTTCTTGTCATAACATCTAAACAACGACCACGGAAATTGACTATTCACGGAAATGACGGTGAGGACTATGCATTTTTGTTAAAGGGACATGAAGATCTAAGGCAAGATGAGCGTGTTATGCAG CTTTTTGGTTTGGTGAACACTTTGCTCGAGAATTCCAGAAAAACAGCAGAAAAAGATTTGTCCATCCAACGGTATTCTGTAATACCATTATCTCCCAATAGTGGACTCATTGGTTGGGTTCCCAACTGCGATACCCTTCACCATCTTATTCGAGAATACAGAGATGCACGAAAG ATCATTCTTAATCAAGAGCACAAACATATGTTGAGTTTTGCTCCAAACTACGACAATCTACCGCTCATAGCAAAGATTGAAGTATTTGAGTACGCTCTAGAAAACACAGAGGGAAATGATCTGTCCAGG GTTCTCTGGTTAAAAAGTCGATCGTCAGAGGTATGGCTGGAGAGAAGAACCAACTATACCAGAAGTTTAGCAGTTATGAGTATG GTTGGTTATATTCTTGGGTTAGGTGATCGACACCCAAGTAACCTTATGCTAGATAGATACAG TGGGAAAATCTTGCATATTGATTTCGGAGATTGTTTTGAGGCGTCTATGAATAGAGAGAAGTTTCCTGAAAAG GTTCCGTTCCGTCTGACAAGAATGCTTGTCAAAGCAATGGAAGTAAGTGGCATCGAAGGAAACTTCCGGTCGACATGCGAAAATGTTATGCAAGTTCTCAGAACCAACAAAGACAGTGTAATGGCAATGATGGAGGCGTTTGTGCATGATCCTTTAATCAATTGGCGTCTTTTTAATTTCAATGAAGTCCCTCAACTAGCCCTACTCGGTAACAACAATCCCAATGGTCCTGCTAATGTTGAACCTGAGGAAGTAGATGAAGATCCCGCTGATGTAGACCTTCCTCAGCCTCAAAGGAGTACTCGAGAGAAGGAAATTCTTCag GCTGTGAATATGCTTGGAGATGCAAATGAGGTATTGAACGAGCGTGCAGTAGTTGTCATGGCTCGTATGAGTCATAAGCTTACAGGCCGTGATTTCTCTACGTCTGCGGTTCCAAGCAATCCCATTGCTGATCACAATAACTTGCTCGGAGGAGATTCTCATGAAGTCGAACATGGTTTGTCTGTGAAAGTTCAGGTTCAAAAGCTAATTGATCAAGCCACTTCCCATGAAAATCTATGTCAAAATTATGTTGG GTGGTGCCCTTTCTGGTGA